The genome window CCACGGGTCGACTACATCGACAGGCCCCGCTGCAGCCTCAGGGGGGAGGAGTGCAGCATTAATAGATTCCAGCAGGTTGAGAGTCGATGGGGGTACAGTGGTACCAGCGACAGAATCAGGTGAGAAGACGAGCATCAGTGGTCAGTTGTTTATCCGAACAATCTCACTTAAAGTTAAATGCGTTTTCTaattgtctctctttgtctgtctttctccctctgtaGATTCAATGTTAACAGAAGAATATGCATAGTGGGCTTTGGCCTGTATGGTTCAATACATGGCCCCAATGACTATCAGGTCAACATACAGGTAACGTCTGGTATTAAGGCATAATAATGTTAAAGGAGGAACTCCTGCATTGCTAATATCATCAGTGTGCTTGTGATGGAGACTTGCAATTTACAGTTTTCCTGTACTGAAAAAGTGTAACATTTGTCTTAGTACCAATACAATATGCCAGTTTCAATACcagttatgttttttgttgggaggaatataaacatattttttcatttcacaaaaaaagccaATCTGCTCACAAGGAAAAATGACAATATTTCCAATTACCAAGCAGAAAGATTCACCACCAAACatataaacacagaaacagagtaCCTTGCCAGCTGTGTTTTAATAGTTAGTCGtaacatggattttttttttttcctttgcatgttgttgTTCATTCACTAAAGACATTATCCTGTTCTGCAGATTTTAGAGAGCGACAAACGCATTACACTGGGGCAGAACGACACAGGTTTTAACTGTGACGGCACAGCCAACACTTTCAGAGTGATGTTCAAAGAGCCTGTGGAAATTCTACCCAGTGTCAGCTACACTGCATGTGCCACCTTAAAGGTCAGTCTAaacttgctgtgttttataaagtGTATAATTCTATGAATGCACATGAACTTCTTTAACCCAGATTCACCTATTACCTGCTTTTTTCACCCCAGGGCCCAGACTCTCACTATGGCACAAAAGGGTTAAAGAAAGTGACCCAGGAATCAGCAACGGGGACCAAGAcgacctttttcttttttagctcACCAGGAAATAATAACGGCACATCAGTGGAGGATGGGCAAATACCAGAGATCATCTACTACACCTAGACTTAACACGGTGTCATGCACGTACACTGAGCCAGACTGCTGAGAAGACTGGACTGCTGGAGATAAACGTAGTGCCTCATGATCCCTTGGaataaagaatgtgtgtgtttgagagagagagagagatagtgtgtgtgtgcgtgtgttttgaGAAGGTTTGTGTATGTGCGTATCTGTCTTTATAATAGCGGTGTACAGACATGATCAGGAATGTGGAAACAAGCGAAGATATGGGAAAATCACAGCTGTCGTATGAAGAAAAGCTTTTGTGGCATAAACTGTTTCATCATATGTAAATGATCTAAACACTGttgtcctgtctgtgtgttgttatcagtAAGCTGCCAGTGCAGGAGTTAATCCTGCAAAAGGGGAACTAGTGAGACTGCTACCATGTCTTGGCTGGCGCTATTTCATTTAGTTATTTTCTCAGCTTTTGGTGATGCATTTACAGAAAGTATAACATTTGCAAATATTTTTATCGTGCACTGTTATCATTTATTCAGCAGGTGTCTTCAAATactttgtttttgcattgtATCAAGGAtccatgtgtgttgtgtaactTCGCCAGTGGTACTGTACATGCTGTAAGTTATGACTACATGTTTGCTTAGCActtcattaaaatgtaaaaaaataataacaatggtCCAGGActttttttggttaaaataattttaaaagttTATTTCAGCGTTTTGGCAATATGCCAATACAATGTGGTAAGATTGTTTCCTTTGATAAACTCCAGATAAAGTGGGTCTTGCATAAACAAATATGTATCATTCCTCGTTGTGTCACTAGGTGGCCAGATACTCCATACAGATTAATAAACCGATAAATGGGGGAGTGGGAAAGATAGATGAGTTGTTTCCAACATGGCGtgggatagaaaaaaaaaatctgttcaaCATTTTAATTGCCTCTTCCGGCCTTTTAATTATCACAATGTGACAATCTGGGCGAGAAAGTAACGTTGAACAGCATGAgtcaaagacagacacagtgaTGAAGAAAGTATTCATAATCTTATACTTCAACAATGTGACAATACTCTATTCCTGCATTTAAAATTGTACTTAGGTAAAAGTGCATAAGAATCATCAGCAACTTGAACTTGTAAAAGTACTGGTTCTACAGAAAAATGGCATATGTACTAATGTTAATAAGGATTATGGATGTATGAAGTATTTAGCTGTTGTAGTTGGTCGAGCAGAAGCAACTTTATATTCATTTGCATAGTTTAGTCAAGTGGTCCCAAATTTAAGTGTCGAGACCCCTCTAATCGGTCACAAGATTATTAAGATTAAGAGAAATCTTCATTGATTCGGCGGGGAACACAGCAGGTTGTTACAGCAGTACTGAGACTGCAATAGTGCAGATAAATAGAGAAAggaaaaggataaataaaaggtaggctaaataaaacaaaaacatacgttttaaaataaaaaatatacaagaACAAATAGGTCTCCATCTGAGAAGTTGTGAGATGATTAATGggaatggaagaagaaaaaactaagtTCTGCTACAATTTTGTCTTGTGAAATATTGAACTAGACCCAACTAATAACTAGAGTTATTCTAAGCAGTCACaatgtgttatattttataAGCGTATCCTGTGTCATGTGTAAAATATGAAGCTGAAAGGTTACTATAAAAATACATGTAGCGGAGTAAAAtgtagcagaaaatggaaagtAAAGTACCTGAAAGTGTATTTAATACAGTAGTAAATGTACTTCCTTTGTGAGGAAGGGTAGGATGTAGAAACAGCCACTAGTGAAATAAGCATTTGGATATTTTATCTAATTAAAAGTCAATTGAAGATCCTCACAGCTAAAAATGCCAgaaatgcagcaaagcattgtcttcctaaaaataaaattataactacTATAAGAAAACAATCCTTATTATCATTTCAGCCTCAGTCCTCCTGTCCTCCTAAATCCAAACGCAAATCTTAATAACACCAGATTAATTATTGCTGGATGTGCTCTGTTCCTATTTTGCCGGTGAAAATAAATTCTACAGCACAGAGATAAGATGCTGATAAATTTCATCATCTGTACATTCGTACAAGAAAGGCAAAACAAGGCCACTTTTGACAGCTGTGAGTGGGCTCTAGCCAGTGTGATCTACGGAGGCTGTCAGGTGAGTCATCACCGGTACTTGAGTGCTTCTCCCCGCTGACTGCCCACTTAGACAacctttatataaaaaaaaaataataaaataaaatataataaatcacTGTGAGACATGAGACAGATTTTCACCACCCACCAGACACAAAATGCTCAAGAAATCAtgagaacaaaaaaacactgcaaaagCACTGAAAGTCCTCTCCTCTCACCTGTGTTATGTAGAAAAACTGTTCAAGGTCTGAAGGGACTAAAAAAAAGCAAGCTTCATGAAAGCTGTGAAAATTATGACAGGGAAGTTTCCACTAATACTATGGCAATAAAAACCAAATAGGAAGCTTCTGGGGAATAACTCTCCCCATAAAAGCATTTTCTTACAGCTATTAGATTACAAATTGATGtcagttatgtgtgtgtgtgtgtgtgtgtgtgtgtgtgtgtgtgtgtgtgtgtgtgtgtgtgtgtgtgtgtgtgtgggtagatAGCAGCAGAATGGGCCATCTCTCTTGGTTTGAGCCTTCTATTTGAACACTGACAGCAGGAGAGAGTATTTATGCTTCCGCCGTTTTTGACAACCTGTGACACATAACTGAAATGATCAGACTAACATCGCCATAGGCAACCGAGAGAAAGTTTTTTTCCTATCTCATTTTACGTCTGTAGTAGCACAAATCTTGTTCTTTGTGAGGGCAAATTCTTCGGTCAAGCTGGTGAACATCACATTCAAAGAGGCCTCGAAAAGCAAGTTCCTTAGTTGTTTGAAGCCTAAATTAATACCATGATGAGAGTTTGGAACATATAGGCTTTGGTTTTAATATGTtgattaaagattttttttttcattcattttcagcaTTTTCAACCCAGGCCCACCGCGTCGAGGAGTaaccctctatatatgggtgcccgctctaccaactgagctctcTGGATGCCATAttatgttgtttgttacatGTTTGAAAACCACAATGGAATGATATATATATGCTAATTTGATCATCTGAAAACAGTAAAGCACCTGAGTGCGTAAACAGCCCCAAAATAATGAGCAGATATCAGCAGAGCTGAAGCCAGAGCTCATTAGTACGCCTACCTTTCTCACACTAcaaatttcatttaatttatatttataaaaaccTACACAGTCCAGACAACAGAGAAGACGGAAGTGCATACAAATCCATATCCATCTATACGCCTGCAGTAGATGATGTGTGAAGAAAAAGATGATTAAAGAGCTATTAAATGTAAGTAAATAAAGGCTTCATTCAGTCCTATTCTATCTCCAATATTGCTTTGTGCAGTCTGATTAAACCACATAAGGGTGAATTGGGTCAGTCCGAGACCGCGCTTAATCAGTCGTCCTGAAATCAGTGGCTGTAATCCATTTAAAAACCTTTATACAGAATGTCCTGATGTGAGATGTGTGAGACCCAGCTCTAGGTGTGACCACTTCACACCAATATCACCCTGCAGGGCTGATGGGgtccgtgcgtgtgtgtgtgtgtgtgtgtgtgtgtgtgtgtgtgtgtgtgtgtgtgtgtcattttccACACTTGTCCAGCTGGTGAGAATTATGCAATCTGTATTCTGATGATGTAAGACTGTTTGGTAATTAATTATCACATACACACTTATTGGACTGAGCGTCACTAACCCCCCATTTTGTTGCATATTTCACaggaggaagaaagaaggaaggtcattgttgtttttctgtgtcactATTTAAAATACGAGCCTTACAGAAAGttgatgaaatgaaagaaatgaaagtgaaaagTCCATGCACACCTGGTACACAGGTGtatagaaaaactgaaatacacatatacacatacacaacagaCCCAGGTCTCGTGTAGTAATAGACAATTTACTCCATATTTCCTTAATAGTGATTGATGATATTGTTCTTGTAGCTATATCTGTATCGTGTTCTTGTAATTTCTTTTGatataatctattttttttaaggttataAGAGATATGTCTGCAGATACATATTTGCATATGATACTTAAAGTGTTTCTTGTCAGTTATTTGTCACCTTCCTCAATTTGAACTTCagttgttaaaatgtatttgtttttgcattgtCGTTTtagaatttattatttttaattgaatATTTTGGAAGCGTATTTCTGCCcaagaagagagaaaataagTTATTGatgataaaaatatatattattatgaaatactagattacattagattagattagattagattagattatactttattcatcccacgacggggaaatttttttgttacagtagcagcatttttcaataacagcaaaaaacaataacacacaaacaagtaagcacgaaagaaatacaaggcaagaaacaCAGGCAagcaatagacaatgaaaatatggtagactgagtaagtaaaatggcgtcaaacaaaaggaattttaaagtgcggttgccatgataagagaaacaatattatATTGTAGTATTGTAGTATAATATACTACATCAAAACAATGAGATAAGTCAAATTTGAACTTTTCTTACCATGTCATATTTTTGTCTTAGTAGAATTTAGACTTTCTTTGACACAATGAAAGGTATGTTCAGGTGGTTTACACACCTAGGCTGGAGACACCATGGCAAGTAACATGACTCAAATTCCTTGAGTGTACCTATTTTCAGCCAAAAAACAGGAACATTTGTTCTATTCATAGACAATTTATGCTTGTGCCCTTTAAGTGTGACTTTCATTAGTGTTCATCAATGTAAATATGTTCGCTGGGTGTTGATAAGGTGCACTGCATGGTGTTGATGCTCGTCATCCTGGAGTCTGATTGCAGCCTTGTTAGCAGTATAAGCCCACAGCAGGCTGAAGAATGAAAACGAAATTTCCATGTAATACACTGTGAATTTAAGAATGTCCTTCcctcaaagaaaaaagaaagatggcTGAGACGCTGCATTTTTGAAAGTCAAACATCACCAACCAGCATCATTTCTGCCATGCTGAAAAGGTTCTCGGTGTAGTGTGTGTCGTGTATGATTCAGATGTCATGTCAGCCTGTCCCTGTAGCAAAGCACAGGTTTGGATGATGGAGATGCACTGAAGAGTGGATGGAACCTCTTGGCAGATGGCTCAGTTGATTGGAGCTGGGTACTCACCATGTTCTTGGTTCTGGAGATGGAGTGAAAGAATATTTCTTACTTTAATGTGTGTGGCTGCATTCACAATGGTTGAAAGTAACAATAaagtgcatttactcaagtactgcaaGGACAATTTTGAGATACTTTCTTACTttagtatttccattttctgctaatttaacattttcaacTTCAGAGGataacacttttctttttaactttactACATGTGTTTTACAGCTAATGTTCCTAGTTACTTTCCATACTACAATTTTACATGAAATGTGATCCGCTTATTAAATACAACCTTTGTGTCTTGTGATCTCTTACAAAAAGCAGTGTGTAGTTGTGGCACCTTTTCAGATGTCTGAGTTGCTAGCAGTTCCACCAAAGAAAGATGGATCCGCTAAATTTCTCAgttggttttatttaaataactgttTAAGGCTAAAAGAGATGCAGTGGAActcaaacatttcacaacaagCTGAATAAGAGAATGTTCTGAAAGATTAATACAAATGTGTGTAGCAGAacgttgttttttcttctttcctctcccaGTAGTTCCCAATTCCTCATCCAATGACCCCCTTAGGATTATCCATCAAAATTGGACcctaggttgggaaccactggactAAACTACCTGTACATAAAGTCGTTAAAGCAATCTCTACCTCGAGCAACTACAAAAGTAAAATTCTACATTGATGCATCAGTAATCTCATTATGTCACAGGGGACAATTTTCTGCAAAAAAGGTAAAGTAACTTTTGATACTTAGCTGACAGATACTGTAATATCACACTTAAATATGGTTTTGAATGCACTTCACTTGCAATGGAGTCATTTTTACGTTGTTgtatttacttaagtaaagaagCTAAGcactttttccaccactgagtGTTACTAAAGCCTATGTCTTCCTGTAGAAAATACAATCAGTCTGACAAGCCCCCCATTGGCAGCGTAGTCCACCATCTTTACATGGATGACTTGAGCGGCTGCATGATTAACTTAAGGAGAACGCACTTGGATGAGCATGGGACAAGATGTCATCAAATCTAATCTGCAGCTGCAATTATTTGGGGGTTTTATTAAGTCAAAGTGCATGTATGAGTGCTTGCTTtctttctgcatgtgtgtgtgtgtgtgtgtgtgtgtgtgttcatgtgacaGGTGTACAACTGTGTACAGATCTGGATGTAGCGAACAAAGCTGGGGGCCTTTATTTCAACAGAAAGACGACTCCACCATTCACACATGTCACATGCTACATGAACACTCCCCACTGTCTACTGAGGGCTGGCTGGCCTGGGCCATCCTTAGCCCCTGCACTCTCCCACACCAGATGTAGGTCGCCGAGTGctgcagggggtgggggaatgtggtatctgtctctctgtgtgtgtgtgtgtgtgtgtgtgtgtgtgtgtgtgtgtgtggggggaggtTGTGGTGTTTTGTGCGCGCACGTGTAGCCTATGTCTGTATGCACGTacaagggggggagagagatgtgATGATTGTAGTGGATAAGTTCGTCATCAAGGACATGGCCCCCAGCACACTGTCTCCATTGCTGTCACATTGCATCGTTCCAAACAGGCTACATGAAGCCTGACAGCCTGGCAGACTAGGCAGAGTGGACTCTCACTGGTCCCTCACTGTGGCTCTCTCTATTGTTTTCCTTCTCTTACACTCTCCAAGTACCATGCTGCATTAACAGCTTATTAATTCAAATGTAATAAGAAATGGATTTTATTATAGGGGGCAGAAAAAAGGCTCAAATACAAATGCTATGCTCTATTGACAAGATGAGTTCCATGATTGAGTAAGATAACTGTGGCACCCCACGGACCTTATCTACACGTTGACCCGTCTTAGTCTTGGTTGCCATGTGAACTTTACACAGGGTCAAGGTCCTGAGGATTTCAGGAGCATGTCAATGTATCTTATTCAGGAGCCTATcagttgttttcatttggaattAGCTCTCTACCAAAACTCTATACTACATCCAAATTCAAAGCAGGTTTTGAGGTTGTAGTGTGTAACACGGAAAAACTGCCAAAAGACAGAGGTGATAGCGATTCTGTGAGACTGTAGGCGGTGcttttagctaaatgctaacatcagcatgctaatatgtgacaatgctaacatgctggtGTTTAGCAGGTGTAATGTTTATGTTCACCATTCACCATCAAATaagtttagcgtgttagcatggtAACATTGCTAACATTAAACATGAAGTACAGCTGAGGGTGATGGGAATGATATTAGTTTTGCAGATGTCAAGTGCCCAATGTAAACATCATGATGGGGCTAAAGGAACAGTCAAGGGATCACGTCTGTAGACTTCATCGtccatgaatgtctgttaaaGATTTCACAGCAAGCTATCCAATAGTTGTTgcgatatttcagtctggatcaCGAAAAATATGATTTTGCCTGACCATTTAAGTAATGATTTtaaattttgggaaatgtgcttGTCCGCCGCAGGAAAtgacatttacatttcagtttttgtacagattaaacagaCAGAATGATAGTTAACTTTTAAGGTGCTAGTTTGCCCATTTCAAACCTTTTGATAGAGCTAGGCTTGCTCTTTCCACctgtttactgtatttatgctaagctaactagctgctGGCTGCAGCCTAACAGACAGATGCCCAACAAAAAAGtcgttttttaaattatttgttgGGGCGTTTCCCTTTATtaatgacagtggatagacatgaaagggggagagagatgggggatgacatgaagcaaagggcagcaggtcggacttgaaccctgaccgctgcaggactcagcttACATGGGGCGAAGACACTAATCTaacgtactgtatatactgtgcCACCAAAGAGCAACAGTTACATAGTTACAGTTAGTCTACATTTTTCTATATCTTTGCCAATAATActgttttacatttactgtCTCCTTCTCTGTCCAGCAAATCCCTGCCCTGTGAAGATACAGCAATCTGGTGTGAAGTTCCTCTAATCTAAACTGATTACAGTGGTGATCACAGCCTTCCTCACTGTGTGCCAGTTTCAGCACAACCCCCACACACTTTCTCCCTAACCTCCTCCCTCTCTTATTACCACAGCTGATTGCACTGCTGAAGTCCAAATGAAGGGTTACCACGTCTTCCCCATGGCCATAAATAGAAACCCCAGAATTCAGGCAGCATAAAACAATGCAGTGTCTGCTTAGCACAGTGGAGAAATGTGTCCAAAGTTACCATTTGTTAATGAGATCTGCTGTGAAAGGACTGAGATATACAAGTGCTGACATCTTTAGGCAATGAGCTACATATGCCATAGCCAATGATGCATGTAGCAATAATGTATTAATGATGCACATAAATATTTCAGTTGCTTTTCACAATGTGAACAATTGTTCTTGGGCTTCTGCTGAGCCATTTACTGGGAATGCTGCTTTCCTTCCACACAGTTGTTCTGGCCATCTGGTTAAATGTGCCATCCACTAGACTGACATTAAAGGCTGAAACAGTGAAACTGGCCAATTCTTCATTTCTGAGCCTGAAAGCGAGAGTTTTGAAACACAATTAACTACATCAAACTCAAATTACCTAGGGGCCACTGGTCAGGTCTGGTTCCATGGGGGCCAATTCAATCtctattcaatttcatttatagggTTAAATCATAACTGGAGTTATTTctggacactttacagatagagtacgTCTAGACAACATTCCATTTCCAATGACACAACAATTGCCCCACCCtaagcaagcatttggtgcaactGGTGCTGCCGGTTGGGACACAGATACACTCCACTTGGAGAAGGAATCTTAAAACCATCACTTCTAAGACGGATAATAAGTGAAAGTTTCACCATCAACGTCTTTAAAACTAATTTGCCAAAATGTTCATTGTGACAAGTTTTGCAGTTGGGGACAGCTTCTGAAAAGAACAATTTTTGCAGCCTTGCCACAAATGAAAATGGTTTCTCCAAaatgaaatggggggggggaatcaaaaTTATTCaagcaaaatgtaacaaataaatatgaaacacgtgtgtgtgtgtaattgttttaCAGACCAGATCTGGCACCTGGGTAGCTAGTTTGAGACCCCAATTCTAAACcaatatgtaaatattaatcCATGATTCCTAACCTTTAAGGCCAGGTCTTTCTGAGAACTTTAATTGTGAGGAATTCAAAAGCAGAGTAAATTTTCCTTTTACTTCAAGTGAAGGATTTAAGTGGCCTGAGGACAGAATAAgccatatttaacaaaaaaagggtGAACTTGAGAGATCCCCTTGATATTGATCCAGTGCTTTATATTGATGTATCCCTTCAATACTTAATGTTATGCTGACAAGGACTGACACTGAGCCCCATAACCTTACAAAAGAAAACCCACTAATtaagaaaatacatgtttaataaAAACAGTTCATCTGTATCCTTAAACAATGTTGTGACACAAAAATAAAGCTGCATTACAAATAGATTTTCTCCAGAAATTCATATTCATTTTTTGCAACAATACTGTACCCAAAAAGCATGTAAAGACGCAGCTGCAAAACTATCTAAACACAAAAGTCCAACATATAAGCAAAACAACCCATATACCTGAAATATTATAAGAGAaatgttacttttattttcatttttaatgagTGCCAGTATTGAAAACAGCAAGTATGTTCTTATCATTTccaaaaatgtgatgaaaatgtATTAGGATTACCAGGGTGAGCAACATATATGAGAAGGAATGGCTGTATTTTGTAAAAACGTAAGTGGAAGTCAAACGGGATCTGTTTTCTTTTGCCGTCACATTTCAGAAATAATTCTGGGAAAGATTGGACTACGTattgtctttgtatttttaattctgACAAAGAAAACTGTgtcacaacaataaaaaaaaaagttccacaCAATTACAATGATTGACAGCACAttattaatattgatatattgctcAAACATTGTGCCTTATACTCAGCTTATGAGACTGGAAATGAGTCATGAATGCAAGTTGTAAGACTGAATACTGTTAACACCCAAGATATTAGAGTAGAGCTCAGCGGTCATAATGTGGTCTCTGATGATAGGAGTTGTATCCCTGGTTGGAGCTTGGAGGGCCTGACTGATACCCACTTCCATGTCCCCAgtgcctgtctctgtctctgtctctgtcatgCCAGTGTTGCTGCCCACGATGTTCCCCTCCCCAACCTCGACCTCCTCCCCAACCACGACCTCGACGGTCCTGGTACCTAGAGGAGACCAACATGAGTTAACATTCAGCCTTTAATAACAACAGGTACAAAGAATAGCCTTAAAAAATACATggaactgttaaaaaaaaaaaaatagaaactaagttacacattttaaatcagCAAAGAAATCCGAAAGAATAGTTTCTTCAGAAGTAAATCTATGTTCACTGCCGTTTCTCTAACCTCTTGATCCGATTAAAGCAACCAgatttctcctttacatgatggTCACGAAATCAGGTTAGAGGACAAATTCAACCATAACATGGTTATTACTTAAGTGCATGCAAAAGGAGTACTAAAAACTAATcttgtgttttgattttatgactgctgttttgtcttttatccTGAAGCACTTAACATCTTCTATAGAAATGTGTAATCTAAATAAAACCTTTGTTTGTAACCTGAAcaatagagctgggcaatatatagatattattatGACATCGTGATAAGAGACTTGATCtaatcttagattttggatatggAAATATGGCTTAAGTGTATGGCAtaacttttctgaacttaccagactgttgtaactgttctattatttgcattttcccacttagttattatatccacattactgatgattatttatcaaaaatctcatgtcaaaattttgtgaaagcaccaatagtcacaCTACAATACAGTTGTGGTatcaatatcgaggtatttggtaaaaaatcttttgtgatatttgattttctccaaagCTCTACTGAACAAATCAAAATCATTAAACCTCATCTTCAATGAGGGAAACACTACCAATCATGGTTTTAACCCCACAATATACCGCAATTCATCTTCGAGATATTAACAGAGCTGATTTTGGACaaaaattttaaactgtacagcCAGTTGGagtatttttggaaaataaagagCTAAGAATCGTAAAATTGAACGGCTAAAGAGAGAACTAGCTCTTGTAGCTTCAGTTCGGATAATGGTCAGGGGCGCCCTGTTAGCTAGTTCCAGATAGAACTACAAGTTCCGTTACCTGTCCCTGCCTCTCTGGTTTCCACCTCCACGGCTCCTCCAGTCCTCGACGATGGGTGGGATGTCAGCTGGACGATTCAGATACTGCTGGTATTCTTTGTCGTCCGCTGAAAATCTGTTGGCAAACATCTCCTCGTAGTTCTTCAGGTTTTCATTGGTCTCGGCCATGCTGCAATGACAGAGGAAaagctaaaaacaacaacaatggacaCCACAACAAAACACGGCTAGCATGTACgccttatttt of Etheostoma spectabile isolate EspeVRDwgs_2016 chromosome 1, UIUC_Espe_1.0, whole genome shotgun sequence contains these proteins:
- the LOC116687605 gene encoding RNA guanine-N7 methyltransferase activating subunit, with translation MAETNENLKNYEEMFANRFSADDKEYQQYLNRPADIPPIVEDWRSRGGGNQRGRDRYQDRRGRGWGGGRGWGGEHRGQQHWHDRDRDRDRHWGHGSGYQSGPPSSNQGYNSYHQRPHYDR